From the genome of Dermacentor andersoni chromosome 3, qqDerAnde1_hic_scaffold, whole genome shotgun sequence:
caaagggtgcaaccgttttaagagtgaagAGTGCAGGCAAAGTtacacaccctttggggtgtatctctgccacacaacgataatcgtcatctgccttcttgcatttcctttcttgaaaacgccgcgcccgctactttcctgtcgggaatgctatgtcatgctgataacgcgcatggcgttcgttactggaaagtactgggctcgccgcgttaaagaaagtaaatgcggacaagacagatgacgcttattgttgtgtggcaagatacgacccaaagggcgtAATTTTGCTTTAGTTGTgcggcaaaagggtgtaattttgcttaagagcgtATGGCGGCGTGCTTTCGCGAGGAATGTAAACAAGAGGGGAGAACTGGCCTGACACgatggcggagcaacgccaacttccggtttcactttagcttcgcaaagagtgacgtcagaggccttcctcgtttcttttttttttttttttttacgtttgcgCAAGGTGGTTTGCGCGCAGACGTtgggcgatccctcaaatgaacatcTGCTCTCAGTTTATTCCTTCCCCCATGTTCCCAATACTATCAATAAGACCAATAcaatcatagagaaagaaatcgaTACGAATCCACAGCCACCAACGCGCCCACGCGTCCACTATCAAGAGACGCATTGATCACGAAAGTAGTGGGACGATCCAAAgaaccaaagtacaaagaatacgGATAGCCCTGAATCAAAAGCACGCGACCGCTTGTTTGTTCACTTCTGTACATCAAATTCGTGTTTCGCAAGGTCACATATTTCAGACTGGGAAAGACTCCTCAGAGCCATTGTTATCACTCGTTTCTCCTCTAAAGCATACCACTACTTCCGTAGTGACCCGCTACGTGCTGGCGAGTGTACTAGTGCTGGCTGCATTTTCAGTGGTCTGCTTATGTTGGAGCACCTTATCACTTATGCTGCTTGTGCTACATTCGTGGATTTAGCATTACCCCTGCGGCGTGCAGGTTGTTTTGGGAGAACTGTCACGGTACCACCGTTGCATTACACATACCCTGCTGATGCCCTTTTTGCAGGAGTGGGCGGCTGCTGAGGTGAGCGAAAACGTTAGTCGCTCTACGACACATTTGTCTCAGGTAAACTGCAGTATGCCGAATAATCGCATCTTGTGGCCGGATGCTGTTGACTGCTGAACGGTCGCGGTGCCATGTGCATAGTGATCTTGCTCATGGGATGACTGTAACATTTGGTAAGGTGAAGTTGATACAAAACAGGCAGGTATTCTGTTATCAAATGTAGTTTTCGGTAACGTGTAACACGACGTCCTCTAAGGGCATTATGTGAAGCATCATCGCAACAAATTGTAAGAGCAAACGGGAAGGCAAATTATGAAGTGAATAAATTAAGCTTTCAAAGTACATCCCTCTTGGTGAATATGCGATCGTAATTTTTTCTATTGACCAGCTGTCGTGCAACTTATAGCTGCTAAATGAAGAACTTATAGGAAAATTGCTTGAGTGTTTTAGTTGCGAGACATAACAATttcgatgttctttttttttatgtgaatgTCGGGCCGCTTTTTGATTAAACTCAGCCATATTTTTTTCCCTCCTATGTAAGTTGAGCGGCAAAACTTCCAACTGCTACAAtacacatggcaaaaaaaaaaaaaaaagtcagtgcaCGGCAATGGCTTAGCTGTTTCCTTTTTGTTTATACTTGTGCAAAAACCAAGAGGTACCATAGCCCAATCTTTTCAGCAGAAAGTTCCAGCTATCAAAAAGTGAGGTTTGAATTAGCAATCATTGAGCACTGATTAGGTGTTCCCTCTCATATTAACTTGTCCCCATTACAATACATTAATAACAATACAATACATTAATATATAATGAGACTAAACAGTCGAAAGTTGGCGTTCCCCTtgttcccttctgtccttgtttacgccaagcgatcatatatatatatatatatatatatatatatatatatggtctactcaacaccgactagcccagcaacatgtactttTGGATCCCATTACACTGCCTTTGAAGAATGCATCGTGGAACAGGTGTAGTTTAATGGATGTAGTAATGGCAAACGAAAGCCAACTTATGATATTATTGGTAGTAGCCGGCACTTGAATAAAGAAAAGTTTGTTAGTATACTCTTTTACCATCTTTTAATGGTTCTGTTGAGTTCCTTGGTTACAAAAAAATGAACAGCTCACGTGTTCACCCCTACATTGCTGATGGAAAACAATGGCATGTGCATTTATTGGAGCTGCGCTGCATGGACAGGAGCCTCCTTCGTGCTCGGAGTTTTCATTGAGACACATTTCTCTTTGATATCGCAAGCAGTAATGTTTACTGCCGATCACTGATGCCAAAAAATTATAGTAAAGGTTACCATACTGGTTTCAGCCATGTGTATCTGGTTCTTCATGAGCATGTGCATTATGTATTGGCAGGTTTGCTCTTCAAGCATAGCCAGCCTGCACATTGCATCGAGAGCTTCATGCAGATGCCATTTACACTTATGAAAAAGTTGATTGCACTTTGTACTTAAAACATAATTTGTCATTTATACATGCACTCATATCTCTGTTATAATTCCAACCTGCTCACTCTCTTGCACCTCTTTGTTGCAGACTAGGTACTAGTCTTAATTGTGCTTGTGTGCTAGCTGAAGCTTGCTTGCTACCTGCCCACAACCCTGTCATATCACCATAATCATCAGCAATGTCTACTTCAGGATGAAGCGATCTCCAATAAATATGTTCTTGCTTCAGTTAACTCCATACTATGCTTGCAGGTTTTGTAATCTCACGAGTCCATCTAATCCGCTGCAACTttacccacaaccttcgcatgcgaagatTGTGGAATTGTTCCCCatttgcggcaagttgttttctcatccactttcattttttgttaatttatcatttctttatttcatttattaagcacaagtaatttcccctatgttcccCTAGACTGCTCAATGTGCAGTCTTTAGCTTCCTTTCAACTTCCTTTGTAGTCCATCAAATTCCTGCCCATCAGGCGTGAACTATCACAACTTTCATTTTTAGTGATATCAGCAAACTGCCATTCTTGACCAGGGAGTTCTTGTCAAATGCATTGCAATGCAAATGCTTTATGTATGCACAGTTGAGGTTGGAGTAGTCAGCTACAATTCGAAAACTGCAGTATCAGTAGAATGAGGTATCTGTATCTGGTAATATATTATTGTTTCTATTGTTAATAGTTATGTTGCTTGCATTTGTCATGTTGATCTGTTTGTGGCTGACATTTTGAACATATTTACCTAGAAGAGGCCCCAGCCATCTTTTCAGCATTGGGCAGAACATAATTTTTAAGATCTGGAACACATTCTTTGGTATCTGATGTGCAGGGACCATGAAGATAAACGACAAAAATCTGGTGAGCTTTGCGCTAAGCTCAAGCCCAGTCGACCGGGAAGGCTGGCTGCTCAAGCGTGGGGAAGTCAACCGTGCTTACCAGAGACGCTGGTTCCTTCTCAAGGGAAACCTACTGTTCTACTTTGAGAAGAAGACTGACCGGGAACCATTGGGCGTGGTCATTCTTGAAGGCTGCACTGTTGAACTGGCTGAGAATGAGGAGATGTTTGCTTTCAAGGTAGGCATTCCCTGCACTTGTCTGAACCCTGCTTGTTGCGGAAAGAATAGACGAAAAAAAGCACAAAAAGGGAAGAAAGGTGTGGGCAGCTGTTAGTATAAACATAATGTCTGCGCAACACttcaagagagaaaaaagaacatttcaccaTCCAGTGCATTAACGTACAAGGAGGGCACTATATATTCAATACGATTAAATACCAAATTGAATGGTGTCCTATGTGATTCGGTCTTGAAATAGAATtgtcactattcgtaaatataaatatttttctaatagttTCGAATATTTCGGAATGTCAACTGTATGCAGTTAAACGTAATTGGAGCAAAAGTGCAATAAATATTATCCCTGCATAAACATCAGAACTAGCGTAGTGGAACATGCTACATTGATCAGGGAGCCAGACTTTACTGACCGTACAGTAATAATTTGCACTCTCCACAGAGTTactctgtgtgtttgtgtgggagGTGGGGGGGCTTTTagtaaacaatgcttcataatgTGCAATGTAATGATGTAAACTTGCAAAGGTTAGGAATGCTGGAATGCGGACATTGTTAAATGTTAGTTGTTAtaatggctgttcattattcaaaaactATTCGAAAAGCATTTCATATTTGATTCgattctggcactattcgatttaTGTTCGATTATGTCTCAAAATATACTATTCACACACTTATACAAAGACAATGTATTCACCTGCTGCTATGGTGTAGGGGTTATGGTACTCTGCAGTTAAGCACAAGGTCAATGGTTCAATTTttggccatggcagccgcattcctATGGAGGCAGAATGTAAAAATGCTTATTTACCACACTTTGgttgcatgttaaagaaacccaggggcAGCATACTCAAGCAGTCGCTTTCTGGGATGTGATCACTTTCACAAGGTTTCATGTGGCTCAATATTGGACACAGAAATATACGATTGACATGTCTGGTGCCAAGTCACCCAAATCTCTCAGAAGTGATCATATCCCCAAAAGTGACTGCTCGAGTATGCCGTCCCAGGTAATAAACATTAATCCGTCTACTACGTTGTTCCTCATATCCCACTGTGCAGCTACGCTGTGTTAAATGCATGGTTGCATGACGGCTGAAGCTAAGATTCCTGACTTTTTTTATTTACGTAAGCAATTGGACAAGTGTTATAACTTTTCCTTAAAGCtcgatgtcgcgggatcaaattttggccatggcggccgtatttcggtAAGGACGAtgtgcaaaaacgtccgtgtaccaCGTAttgggtgcacgataaagaactgcaggtggtcaaaattaatccagtgtCACCCACCGctgcatgcttcataatcagatgaTGGTTTTGGCTTTAATTTAATTAACTTTTTCTTCACTATCAATATTTAAGATCTCATTTTTAGCAGATGTATAGCCACGTGCAAAATGCCTACAGTTTCATTCCACTTGGCGTTTTAGCCAGTGCAGTCAACACTTTAAGCCAAGTGTTTTAAGGAAAGGTATTCAAGGAAATTATTGGTTTGGATTTGCATTAAAGTCCTGTTGGAATCTGTAACATCGAGAAAATTTCGTGAAAGCATGCACAGTCATCCGTTAGCCTTCTGGTCAGCTCACTTGGTAGTGCAACGTCCTCTGAAAGGCAGTTGTGCCTAGGATTACCAACTGTCCCAAATTTAGCAGTACAGTCCTCACTTTCGAGTAAAAGTCCTGACTCAACCCTGTTGATATGGCCAAATGTCCCGACTCTTACTTTTTTTCTTAGGTTATCTATAAACAATTTCCTTTGTACCATGCCTGACGATCTGGTTCTTCTCTTTAGTTGAATTGTCATGAATATACAGGCGATATCATTTTTGTCATGGTTCTAGTTCTGCTGTAGGCCCTGACTGTTCATGGCATCTCTATCTGTATTGGTAGCTGTGTTAGCCTATATGAAATTCCTGCGGAAACCATCTCCACATGACTGTCGACGATTATGTGATTATCTGTGATTATCTGCAATGTGGCAACACACCTTATACCTACTGCCAAAACACGTCAAGCTTAAGGCGTGCACTGCAACCGTGCTACTCTCTCATGCTTCCCTCTGGAtacgctgcaccatctagtggcgCCGGTGTGAAGTTCACTTGTGGTGCATGTATGAATAGCATACAAGGTGTTTCGCGTAATTTGAACCAGGCATTTAAAGAAAGTGGTTAACCgtagctgaatgaaaccaacagaatatggtttgccgtcatgtggcactcCTTAGAGTGTTTCTTATATTCTGTTTGATTAGTTAACTGAAATGAAttgtgcaaaatttttaatattcactttagagccaagtgcatttcgttgcgttgtagaggtgATTCAAAAACAACCGatgcaattttttgtggcaacataCATGCCGCGTGGggattttttcggcgtttaaagaaagccagcgaaatatgaaataaaaccatgtgactgcgctcgtgtgcatcgtattgcagcgctctcaaccttCCTTTGTGTGAAAAATCTGTGCGTGTGGACCATGGCGAAGTAAGCGGCCGCGGCTCtgggcatcggcttcacagtgcatcagcatctttggcggtagTACATAGAAAGGAAGCACCGTCATCCCTGATACTCTAAAGAGGGCCacgtgacggcaaaccatatgtcgatttcattcagctgcggttaaccacttcCCGAAAATCCTTGATTCAAGTTACATGAAACACCCTGTTTATTAAGACAACATTGTCTGAAAACATGTGTCATGGGTTTGATTCTTTTTAACACCCAAGAAATTTTAAACgattccttttctctttctctctctctctctcattgaagACTGGCACATACCCCGTGGCAAATACGCAGTGACACAAGTTGACGGGAAAGAGGTTCAGTGAAAGGCAGCACACACCCATTGTCACATCCCCACTGATTCAAGTTAGTCCGACAGTTGGTTTCAAATACTgttctctcagcacagcagcctgattcTCTATTCATTAGACCATTAATACCCAGTGATTCGAGTTGGCATAAAGAGGTTAGCTGAGGACAAATATATAGGCATACtgcaaactgggtgaagttcccaaagaatgctaatcgcattaaaatgctTGCTTCCACATACAGACTGGTGGCCCCTGGCAGTGGCCAGCCCCGCTGTTCCGACTTTGTCCACTAGAGAGTTGGCAGCCTTAGTTGTATCAGGTTTGATACCCGGagcagggcgaatttttcttcgactgtGAGGCATTCTTTTTGAGAAACTCAAATGGATTCTCTTTGTAGGTCTATGCTACCTTTACGTGCTCTTTTCCCTTCCATTGATTAAATATTTGGAAGAGGGCAATTACTTTTAAAATATCCTTGAATAGTTCTCATCGATTTAAGTATCACTATGGAGCTCCATCTTCATTTGCAGCACTATGTTTAGGATTGACAGTGAAGCTGTAGTGGTCTTCTCTGCAGGTTTGAAAGATAGAGTGGCAGATGTGTTCATGGCAGTAAAAGCTGTTGTTTCTTCCCTGGGTGGCAGGTTGTGTTTCATGGCTCCGGAAACCGGATGTACATGCTGTCAGCCGACACACAGGAGTCAATGGAGGCTTGGATGAAAGCGTTGGCATGTGCGTCTTACGATTACATGAAGCTCATGGTTGCTGAACTGCAGCGTCAACTCAGCCAAGTAGCAGAGGCTGAGCGCCTTGCCAAATGTGGCAACACTGTGCCCCTGCTCATTGGAGGACAGCTGCCTGGAAACCGCTCTGACAGCTGCCTGTGTGTGCGAGATACTCCATCAGGCCGGGCAGCACGTTTCAACCCTTTTGACCGCTGGAAGGAGGACGGGTGTAGTGGCAATGACAGCAGTGAAGCGGCCAAGCGAGGCAGCGGTGTCCCAACTAGCACCCCAGTGTCGTCACGGTCATCAACAAAGTACACGTTTGCCGAGCTTCATAGACGGCACGGAATGCGATTTCGGAAACTCATAGAGGAGCGGAAGCGAAAAGAGGAGAAAGAGCGTGGCTTAGATCTGCTCATCGATCTCTGAGAGCTGTTTTATCCTATAAAGAACCCCAATTTCTCTTTTTTATCAACTGGAGACATTTGCAGACCATCTGGGCCAGATATTAGTGCTGCTTATTGCATGATTTAATTAGTCTTCGTATGACCAAAGGCCCTTTGCTTTTTGTACGGTCTGCTTGTTCCACTGTCTGGAGGAAGTTGCAGTTTCCGGAGAGTATGCAAGTCATCTGGAAAGCAGCAAATTTTTTAATGTCATTGCGAGGCTATACATTCTATATGTAGCACAGTGTAAGGAGACCCAGCTCACATTGAGTGCAACTAGCTTAACTTAGGCTAGTCGGTTTGTGATGTTGACATAAATTCTTGTCTTCTGTATTGCTGAAAGGTTCTATGCTATCAGTTCATATGGGCCTGGCTGCATGTGTAATGAAATATGGTGGCTATATTCATTGCTGAAGCTAGGGACGGTCACGGTAGCAACTCCAGTGAAATTTTGCAGCAGCCCGTACATGccttcttgcactttttctcgcacacaactatttTGGCATGTGAGTTTG
Proteins encoded in this window:
- the LOC126519949 gene encoding sesquipedalian-1-like, which gives rise to MKINDKNLVSFALSSSPVDREGWLLKRGEVNRAYQRRWFLLKGNLLFYFEKKTDREPLGVVILEGCTVELAENEEMFAFKVVFHGSGNRMYMLSADTQESMEAWMKALACASYDYMKLMVAELQRQLSQVAEAERLAKCGNTVPLLIGGQLPGNRSDSCLCVRDTPSGRAARFNPFDRWKEDGCSGNDSSEAAKRGSGVPTSTPVSSRSSTKYTFAELHRRHGMRFRKLIEERKRKEEKERGLDLLIDL